A part of uncultured Acidilobus sp. JCHS genomic DNA contains:
- a CDS encoding Uridine phosphorylase, protein MSIPERVLLTGDPDRAALFAESLLRQPELLSRSRGFMVYRGLFEDVPVGIVSHGIGGPSALIVVEELNMIGARKLVRVGTAGSLTPDLRVGDIIVAKGAGLSCGGGGLSLYYPPGVCPVPSPDPELTLALLSKAVSEGLSPRLALVFSSDSFYAEDESFSGRLRSLGFSAVEMECGPLLSLANLRGLRASCILVISNVVGHAKSPPNQGVLREALLTAAKVALKALVSLKP, encoded by the coding sequence TTGTCTATACCTGAGCGCGTACTTCTCACTGGTGACCCTGACAGGGCCGCGCTCTTCGCTGAGTCGCTCCTCAGGCAGCCTGAGCTCCTCTCTAGGTCAAGGGGTTTCATGGTTTACAGAGGGCTCTTTGAGGACGTTCCTGTAGGTATAGTGTCACACGGAATCGGAGGGCCCAGCGCGCTGATAGTGGTGGAAGAGCTCAACATGATAGGGGCTAGGAAATTGGTCAGAGTTGGCACCGCAGGCTCCTTGACGCCGGACCTGAGGGTAGGTGACATCATTGTCGCAAAGGGCGCTGGCCTCTCGTGCGGGGGCGGAGGCCTCAGCCTCTACTACCCGCCTGGCGTATGCCCGGTGCCGTCGCCAGACCCTGAGCTCACGCTTGCCCTGCTTAGTAAAGCCGTCTCTGAAGGCCTCTCCCCTAGGCTCGCACTGGTGTTCTCAAGTGATTCCTTCTATGCTGAGGATGAGAGCTTTTCAGGCAGGCTTAGGTCACTTGGCTTCAGCGCGGTCGAGATGGAATGCGGACCCCTGCTTTCCTTGGCCAACCTCAGGGGGCTTAGGGCCTCCTGCATATTAGTCATCAGTAATGTGGTCGGACACGCCAAGTCGCCGCCTAACCAAGGGGTCTTAAGGGAGGCCCTGCTTACGGCCGCCAAGGTGGCGCTGAAAGCCCTGGTCTCACTTAAGCCCTAG
- a CDS encoding arginyl-tRNA synthetase, with protein MDPLTRAIEASSRTLADLLKIDESLAFWSLMEPTKEEYGDAAFPAIRYTKDVSSLMIKLRETLREKYGINYVSLRELNGFLNIYFEGPDLARAVIRWLREKGSMEVPTVAKPLTIVVEHTSANPIHPLHIGHTRNACIGDSLARLLSTRGHKVVRRFYIDDMGRQVAIAALGFKLLNVRPNDLVKGLKVKPDKLVGWVYAVTSTTIDAIKARTSGDLEEAEKLASALARLKSQDPGNLFDRLYNSVLALKDPEAEVSSINIRYEQGLEPERSLIRELVGLVLEGFRQSLSRIGVSFDEWDWESDLVWNGMVRGLVEQAKRSAFYIKYKDADAVDVPSIISKVLASDPEASSAIKVPKGLEIPPLILLRSDGSTLYTTRDLAYTLLKYRSSSADKVINVIGADQRLPQLQLRIALLGLGYRKEAINTIHYDYEMVRLPTGAMHGRRGEYVTLDEVLDYAKSRALEEVRSRNPDAEGEWAEKTAEAIAVGALRYSMVQARASKPLTFNVEKALNLKESSGPYLQYTYVRANNILEKHGPIDLEGAGPEALTGQRRKLMVKALRTPLVIAKAADDLAPEDLVGHLVGLADDFNAWYEVDTVIHEPDRPVRELKAVITYIVKEALGLGMSVLGIPLLRRM; from the coding sequence CGCTGACGAGAGCCATAGAAGCTTCCTCAAGGACCCTAGCCGATCTCCTGAAAATAGATGAAAGCCTAGCGTTCTGGAGCTTAATGGAGCCTACGAAGGAGGAGTACGGAGACGCCGCCTTTCCTGCCATAAGGTATACGAAGGACGTGAGCTCCTTGATGATCAAGCTGCGGGAGACGCTTCGAGAGAAATATGGCATAAATTACGTTTCGCTAAGAGAGCTCAATGGCTTCCTGAACATTTACTTCGAGGGACCTGATCTCGCAAGGGCTGTTATTAGATGGCTCAGGGAGAAGGGGTCGATGGAAGTGCCCACCGTTGCAAAGCCGCTGACGATAGTTGTCGAGCACACCAGTGCTAACCCCATACATCCGCTTCACATAGGTCACACCAGGAATGCCTGCATAGGCGACTCTTTGGCCAGACTCCTCTCCACGCGAGGGCATAAGGTCGTTAGAAGGTTCTACATAGATGACATGGGGCGGCAGGTAGCTATAGCCGCCTTAGGGTTCAAGCTCCTTAACGTTAGGCCAAACGATTTAGTTAAAGGGCTGAAGGTAAAGCCCGATAAGTTAGTTGGATGGGTCTACGCGGTTACGAGCACAACCATTGACGCCATTAAGGCGAGGACCTCTGGCGACCTTGAGGAGGCCGAGAAGTTGGCCTCAGCGCTTGCCAGACTTAAGTCTCAGGACCCTGGCAACCTCTTTGACAGGCTCTACAACTCTGTCTTGGCGCTTAAGGACCCGGAGGCCGAGGTCTCGTCAATAAACATAAGGTATGAGCAGGGCCTTGAGCCCGAGAGGAGCCTGATCAGGGAGCTAGTCGGACTTGTCCTAGAGGGGTTCAGGCAGTCACTGAGCAGGATTGGGGTAAGCTTTGATGAATGGGACTGGGAGAGCGACTTAGTCTGGAACGGCATGGTGAGGGGACTGGTGGAGCAGGCTAAAAGAAGCGCGTTTTACATTAAGTACAAGGACGCTGACGCTGTAGACGTGCCTTCCATAATATCTAAGGTCCTTGCATCAGACCCTGAGGCCTCCTCTGCGATAAAGGTCCCCAAGGGGCTAGAGATACCGCCTCTGATATTGCTCAGGAGTGATGGCTCAACCCTCTACACAACGCGGGACCTCGCTTATACGCTGCTCAAGTATAGGTCCTCTAGCGCTGATAAGGTCATAAACGTAATAGGCGCTGACCAGAGGCTACCCCAGCTTCAGCTCAGGATAGCGCTCCTAGGTCTTGGCTATAGGAAAGAGGCCATTAATACCATTCACTACGACTATGAGATGGTCAGGCTGCCTACGGGCGCCATGCATGGAAGGAGAGGAGAGTACGTGACGCTGGACGAAGTCCTAGACTACGCTAAGTCAAGAGCCCTTGAAGAGGTCAGGTCGAGGAACCCCGACGCAGAGGGCGAATGGGCTGAGAAGACCGCTGAGGCCATAGCGGTTGGCGCCCTAAGGTACTCCATGGTTCAGGCCAGGGCCTCTAAGCCGCTCACGTTTAACGTTGAAAAGGCGTTGAACCTCAAGGAGAGCAGTGGCCCATACCTTCAGTACACCTATGTCAGAGCTAATAACATACTTGAGAAGCACGGCCCCATAGACCTTGAGGGGGCAGGCCCTGAGGCGTTAACGGGGCAGAGGAGGAAGCTGATGGTCAAGGCCCTGAGGACCCCCCTAGTCATAGCCAAGGCGGCCGACGATCTAGCTCCTGAGGACCTAGTAGGGCACCTGGTAGGCCTCGCGGATGACTTCAATGCGTGGTACGAGGTGGACACGGTTATACATGAGCCCGATAGGCCCGTCAGGGAGCTCAAGGCGGTCATAACATACATCGTTAAGGAGGCCCTAGGCCTCGGTATGAGCGTCCTGGGGATACCCCTGTTGAGGAGGATGTGA